The genomic DNA CGAATAAACGTTCGCAGGGAAAGGCTTTGGCTTAAGAATGGTACGATAGCAATATAACAATTCTTGCTAATAACGGTGGTTAAAAAACGGCTTTACTCGACGCTTTAATCTGGAAATAAAAACAAGACCCGTTCGAAACGATGTTTCTACGTGGTCTTGTTTCCTAATCATGCTTTTCAGTCTGTCAAAGCAATCGCAAGCTTGGATGTTGTTGTGACTTCATCAAATTCAATACCCAATTGTACCGCAGTCTGGGCGATTTCCGGACGGATGCCGGATAATGTTGTCGAGATTCCAAGCAGCTTCAATGCCTTTATCAATTGAAAGAGCTCATGGGCCACCATCGTATCCACCACAAAAACCCCTGATAGATCAATGTAAAGATGTTCAATATTTCGATCCGCACACTGCTCTAACGTATTTTCAAGGATTGTCTTGGCCCGATGGGTATCAATATCCCCTACTAATGGTAATAATCCCTTTTTATTCGAAAGATCGATGACAGGTGAGCTTAATTCGTTGATCATCGCTTTTTGAGCATTCAACTGATTGTTCAAATAATTATTCTTTTCTTCCGTGAACCGTACCATCGCGATATCGAATTCTTTCACAATCATTTCTTTCCATAACGCGATTTGATCAGTTGAAAATTCACCTGGATGCAAGGAGACAAACTCATCAATTAATGCAAGATATTGTTTTCTAACACGTATGAATTCACGCATCACAAAATGAGTCGGTGTTTGCAAATGTTCTTCATCTCTTGCGACACTCACAACCCACTCCTCGAACTCCTTGAAAAATTCGGTCTCTTCTTCATTGAAGATGCGGATCAGATTCAAGTGGAAATCATAATTTTGTTGCTTCAACGTTTCAATAACTTCAGGATCCCTCGAGGCATAAACACCGACCGGATCGCTTTTATCTAATGATTCATACCATTCTTCCGTAAGCTGACGCGCTTTATCAAGAAGAAACGAATGTAATTTTTCATTTCTTTGCATGACAGTGACCTCCTACACGATTAAATACCTACATCCCTTCAATTCTAAACCTTTTTGGGACGAACTACAATTTCAAACATAAATAAAATTTCGAGAGCGAAACAAAGTTGTAGGTAGGTCACTGTTATTTAATTCCACTTCAAATAAGGACGGCTATAAATTAGAGTCCAACTACCGCTTGTTCTCTTTCTTCTTTATACATCAAGATGGCTTGATCAAGCATTTCCAGGCCTTCGTCGATCTGATCCTTGGTTACGATCAGAGGCGGCACCATACGGATGACATTCCCCTCATTCCCGCACAGGTAAAAGAGGACACCCTTTTCCAGCGCATAATCCAAAATTTTGAGCAGCGCCTCGCCACTAGGTTCGTTCGTGATCGGATCCATAATTTCAATACCGATCATTAAACCGATTCCTCGAATATCCGAAATGATGTCTCTGTGCTTTCTTTTTAGATCAGTCAATTTATCCATTGTATATTTTCCGATCTCATTCGCGTTCGCAACAAGATTTTCCTCTTTCAGCACGCCTATTGTAGCCAGTGCTGCTGAACACGCAATCGGGTTACCCCCGAATGTGGTCCCATGGCTGCCTAGAGGCCATTTTTTCATCAACTCTTTTGATGCGACCGTAGCACTCAACGGAAGCCCTGAGGCTATCCCCTTTGCGATTGCCATGATATCCGGCACGACACCGAAGGTTTGTGCTGCGAACCAATCGCCTGTGCGGCCGAATCCTGTCTGAACCTCATCGAATATGAGCAGGATGTCATGCGCATCACAAATCTCACGGATCTTCTGAAGCCATCCTGAAGGCGGGATGATGTAACCACCTTCACCTAAGACGGGTTCAAGTATGACACATGCAACTTCTTCCGGTGAAACTTGATGTTTGAAGAGCTTTTCAAAATCTTTCTCCAACTTCGATATAACAAAGCTTTCAGGATCTTCGACATCAGCAGGACATTCCGTCATATCCACGTATGGAATTTGATAGCTCCCTGACGGATTAAGGAATTTACGGTATTTACTTTTAGAGGTCGTCACATTCAAAGCCCCCATAGACCTTCCATGGAAACAACCGGTAAATGAGATGACGAATGGTCGTTCTGTCACATGCTTCGCCAGCTTGATTGCTCCTTCAATCGCTTCTGTACCACTGTTTGCAAAAAAGAAGCAATCCAGGTCTTCAGGAAGGATCGTGCCTAGCTCTTCAGCTAATTTCAGAATGGAATCATACATGATGACACCAGACGGCCCATGGATGAGAGAGTCGGCAGCCTCCTTGATCGCTTGGATGACTTTCGGATGACGATGACCCGTATTTGTTACAGCGATCCCCGAGGTGAAATCCAAATATCTTTTCCCATCCACTCCGTAATAATAGCAGCCTTCCTCTTTCACAACCGGAAGGTTCGGATGATCCTTTGCCATAGAGGGGGCTAACAAGTCCGGCATTTTATCGAATCGGTGCTTCCAATCATATGCTGTCATTTATAAATTCCTCCATTACGTGATATTCTCAACACTTGCTTTCCTTAAAAGAACAACAGGTGTGCCATAAGGACAATGATCGGTAATGTAATCAATGTCCGTTGGATGAAGATGATGACCAATTCCAAGAACGTAATCGGTATTTTCGATTTGATTAATAGGATGCCGATTTCAGACATGTAAATGAGTTGAGTGAGCGAAACTGCCGCAATGACAAAGCGGGTAAGTTCACTTTCAATTCCACTGCCCAACACAGCTGGCAAAAACATATCCGCAAAACCGACAATCATTGCAGGGGCAGCTTCCGCAGCTTCAGGAATCTGCATCCATTCAAGTAAAGGAATTAATGGATAGGATAAATATGAAAAGAACGGTGTAAACTCTGCAATGATGAGCGATAACGTTCCAAGTGCCATGACAAGCGGGATAAGACTGAACCAAATATCGAGTACATTTTCGAGTCCTTTTCGGACTACCACTCGGATATCTCTGACTTGTCGAGCTTTTTCAGTCCCCTGATAGATGCTCCATTTAAGGCGAGACGTTTCATTCGGCACCGTCTCGGCAATTTGCTTCCCTACCGGCTCATAATAGGTATCCTTCTTTTTTGATAACGGTGGTATTCGTGGACAAACGATTGCTGCAACAAGCCCCGCAACGACTACGGTTAGATAAAAGGGAACGAACATATGGTCCAATCCGATGAAACTGATAACGACCAGGCTGAAAGCGATTGACGTTATCGAAAAGGTGGTTGCTACGACTGCAGCTTCTCGTTTCGTATAATAGCCTTCTTCATATTGCTTTGTCGTTATGAGGACCCCTACCGTACCGCTTCCCATCCATGATGCAACTGCATCGATTGACGATCGTCCTGGCAGTTTGAACAATGGCTTCATCACCCTTTGAACCATGGTCCCGATGAATTCCATCAATCCGAACTCAAGCAATAATGGCATTAAAAGCCCGGCAAATAAAAACCATGTTGCTAGTACGGGAACAAGCGCATAAAGGACTGTGCCGCCTGTCACCTCAGACCAAACCCACTCAGGACCCCATTTGAATAACGTCATGATCGCAAAAATGAAGCCTATGATTCTCATCGTCAGCCAAAATGGGTGGATATCAAACAGATCGCCCAAAAAGGAACTCGTCGATAGCCATAGTGGCTTGACCGTTTTTGCATATAGAACAAGAAACACGGATAGACCGAAAATGATTGTCATGAATTGTGGTATGTATCCAGCGAACCATCCATTTACGGATTCTGCGAGTATGCCCACTCCAATCGTCATTTTCCCTTGAAACGTTACAGGAACGAGGAAAAGAAAAATTCCAAGTAGTGACGGAATGACGAACTTCAAGAAAGAGGTTGCTGTGATACTGCGACTTTCAGAAATCGTTAAAGTTGACTGATTCTCTAACTCCATTTCTCGTTTTTCTGCTTCCAACAAAATCACTCCTTTTCAATATAAGTTGATGTCGGTTTTGCTAGTAAGAAATGCAAGTTTCGTGCCAAACTATCATTTTATATCGTATTTTTTTAATTTTCTTACAACTGTAGGCTGACTGATTCCGAGTGCTTCGGCTATCTGAGTCGTCGTGCGATAACGCTTCCTTGCTTTTCTTAATATGGATTCTTCTACTTCATTCAGAATCACATTTAAGGTTCCTTTACCTTGAGAGTCATACGGTTCATTCACGCGCTGGATGGATTGTGGGAGGTGCTCCTGGGTAATGACCGTCGAACCAGATGTAACGACAAGCCTTTCAATAATGTTCATCAACTCCCGGACATTACCGTCCCACTCATGATGAATGAGAAGGTTCATCGCTTGAGCATCGATCGTCCGTTTGAGGTTATATTTTTCTGAAAAACGATCCAGAAAGTGGTTGATAAGAGGCAAAATATCCTCCTGTCGTTCATGTAATGACGGAATCGTGATCGGAACGACATTCAGCCTGAAGTAAAGGTCTTTCCGGAATATCCTTTCATGCACAGCTTTCAATAAATCCTTGTTTGTAGCAGCAATCAGACGGAAATTGACCTTTCGAGGCTTTGTCCCTCCCACTCGATAAAATTGTTTCTCTTGAATCAGCTTCAACACCTTCACTTGCTGCTCCATCGGCAATTCCCCGACTTCATCAAGGAAAAGGGTACCGCCTTCCGCTAGTTCAACCATCCCTAGCTTGCCTTTCCGATTTGCACCGGTAAACGCCCCTCCCTCATAACCGAAAAACTCTGCTTCAAAAAGTTGCTCAGGTATTGATCCGCAATTCACTTCAATAAAAGGACCGGTTTTCCGATGGCTTTTTTGGTGGATGAAGTTCGCGAGCATGGATTTTCCCACACCGGAGTCACCTAACAACAGAACATTCGCATCTACTGAAGCGACTTGTATGGAAGTCTTCAAGACCTGCTCCATTTTGCTGCTTTTGGCGATGATGCCACCTGGATGAGTGAAGCGATTTCTCAGGATTTCCAATTCACTTTTCACACGTGCCATTTCGCCCTCCAAGCTCTCCATATAATTCTTCATTTCCATCAGTTCGGTAATGTCATGAGAGTAACTAACGACCTTGTAGATTTCTCCTGTTTCATTGAATACAGGAACTCCAGTCACGAGCAATCTTTTCCCTTTGTCAGTCGTTTGGACAAATGTCACTTTCCTTTTCTCTTCTAATACAAGAGGGGTCGCTAAAGGTGTAAACAAACCTTCTCTTTCCAGTTCATAAACCGATCTTCCAATCAGGACGTCGGATTTTACCCCATATATGGATCCTGTCGTATCACTCACCTTCATAATGATTCCATGTCGATCTGTCACGACGATGTCATCTTGAAGCGAATCTAAAATCGCTTCCGCCTCATTCCATTTCCCCTTTTTCATAATAACCTCCTAATCCCGCCTGAATATTATTCATAACTGAATAACGCTAAGCTTTTACTTTGAAAATTTAAGTGAATTACCTATCCTAGCAGCGAATTCAAAAATGAATAGATTATTCATTTTTGAATTTTCTTTCTTTTTATCATACAAGTAATGTCCACATAAAAAAAGCCCTTTCATCGCTTGTTTGAACATGGGCACCAAATTCAAGACAGGTGTACAAGCCTTCCGAGCGAGATTTTCATAGGGTGTATAAAAAGATAGCGTGGTGTTTATTTATGAATAATCGTTCTGGATCGATTACGGTCCTAGGATCAGCTGGAGGCGTAGCACAATCCTTCCTCTCCATCCTCAATTCAGTCCTTACCGACAAACTTGATCCCCTTTATCCCTTCTTGATCACTTGCAAGCTCTATCTGATTGATTGGAAGCAAAAAGACCTTTCTTATTATCAGAAACGGTTTCCAAATCTAAAAGATCATATCGTTCTGCGTGAGTTTGACTTAAAAGATACGGCTATATTTTCAAAGCATCTGGTCGAATCAAAAACATATTTGGTTGTCGATCTTTCCTGGGCTGACACGATTGAGATGGTCACGTGTTGTGATGATTTAGGGATTGCATACGTGAATACAGCTTTAGAGAACACATGGGTAGATGAGAATGAAGACATATTCGAAGGGTTTCCGCTAGCTGAGAGAATGGAACAATTCGAGGCGAAGAAAAATTCGTTCAAAAATACCTCAGCAATCATTGGTTCAGGAATGAATCCCGGGGTTGTTCAATGGATGGCCCATGAGCTGATGAGAAAGTCACCAGATCAATTGCCAGATGGATGTTATATCGTGGAAAAAGATACATCCTTCTATCGAGACCAAAACGAAGCGAAGCAAAATGTCGTTTATACGTCATGGTCACCTGAATGTTTTTTGGATGAAGCGATCCTTAGTTATCCCATGTTCATGAAACAAGGAACGCCATTGTATTTATACAATCAGCCTTATGAATTGCAATTCCATGTAACATTAGGCGATCAATCGTTTTCTGGATGCCTCATGCCTCATGAAGAGGTGTATACGTTAGGCCGATTATACAATATGGAGACCGGATTCATTTATCAGGTTAATGGGCATACGACTCAGTTGATCAGAGACAATCTATCGAACCCAAACGAGATATGGGATTTCGAAATGAAAGTGCTGGATCCCAATGATGCGCCTTTATCGGGAGAAGACCTGGTCGGAATCCTTTTGGTCTATGAAGATAAGGAACGTTTTATGTACAATGTCATGAATAATGAAGATGTATTCAACAAATTCAAAACGAATGCGACCTACTTCCAGGTTGCATGTGGTCTTTATGCGGGAGCGTGTTCCTTACTATTGGACAAGTTGCCGAAAGGCATTTTCTATGTTGATGAGCTGCTTGTTGAAACAGAAAATCAATACGGAAATTATTTAAAGCAATATATGAAGGCGTTCATAACTGGAGAAAATGCCTCTTCGGAAGGTTTGATCCTCGACCGCATCAAAAAATGGAATTAAAAAATGGGATACGTCTTGTATTGATGGTTGAGTTATGTAGAACTGGTCAAGTTATTTTCCCGTGAGCTAGATCTAACTCGAACCAGTTAATGCTCCTCAGACAGGTGGATAGCAATCATACGACAAGTGTGTCCACTGTACTACCCTTTTCTTATTAGAACAATAACCGAAACAACGAAAGCCCTACCTCTCTTTCGTCCTTACGACTCCTAGGCCGTGCCAGTGTGATTCCGTTATCTAATCGTCTTATCAATCTCCTCTCGTTTTTCAAAGTGTTCATGTTTTTTGGAATAATCAAGTTATGGAGAATGGAAAAAGGGGGTTGGAAAATG from Pseudalkalibacillus sp. SCS-8 includes the following:
- a CDS encoding S-adenosylmethionine decarboxylase related protein; protein product: MNNRSGSITVLGSAGGVAQSFLSILNSVLTDKLDPLYPFLITCKLYLIDWKQKDLSYYQKRFPNLKDHIVLREFDLKDTAIFSKHLVESKTYLVVDLSWADTIEMVTCCDDLGIAYVNTALENTWVDENEDIFEGFPLAERMEQFEAKKNSFKNTSAIIGSGMNPGVVQWMAHELMRKSPDQLPDGCYIVEKDTSFYRDQNEAKQNVVYTSWSPECFLDEAILSYPMFMKQGTPLYLYNQPYELQFHVTLGDQSFSGCLMPHEEVYTLGRLYNMETGFIYQVNGHTTQLIRDNLSNPNEIWDFEMKVLDPNDAPLSGEDLVGILLVYEDKERFMYNVMNNEDVFNKFKTNATYFQVACGLYAGACSLLLDKLPKGIFYVDELLVETENQYGNYLKQYMKAFITGENASSEGLILDRIKKWN
- a CDS encoding sigma-54 interaction domain-containing protein, with translation MKKGKWNEAEAILDSLQDDIVVTDRHGIIMKVSDTTGSIYGVKSDVLIGRSVYELEREGLFTPLATPLVLEEKRKVTFVQTTDKGKRLLVTGVPVFNETGEIYKVVSYSHDITELMEMKNYMESLEGEMARVKSELEILRNRFTHPGGIIAKSSKMEQVLKTSIQVASVDANVLLLGDSGVGKSMLANFIHQKSHRKTGPFIEVNCGSIPEQLFEAEFFGYEGGAFTGANRKGKLGMVELAEGGTLFLDEVGELPMEQQVKVLKLIQEKQFYRVGGTKPRKVNFRLIAATNKDLLKAVHERIFRKDLYFRLNVVPITIPSLHERQEDILPLINHFLDRFSEKYNLKRTIDAQAMNLLIHHEWDGNVRELMNIIERLVVTSGSTVITQEHLPQSIQRVNEPYDSQGKGTLNVILNEVEESILRKARKRYRTTTQIAEALGISQPTVVRKLKKYDIK
- a CDS encoding aspartate aminotransferase family protein, whose amino-acid sequence is MTAYDWKHRFDKMPDLLAPSMAKDHPNLPVVKEEGCYYYGVDGKRYLDFTSGIAVTNTGHRHPKVIQAIKEAADSLIHGPSGVIMYDSILKLAEELGTILPEDLDCFFFANSGTEAIEGAIKLAKHVTERPFVISFTGCFHGRSMGALNVTTSKSKYRKFLNPSGSYQIPYVDMTECPADVEDPESFVISKLEKDFEKLFKHQVSPEEVACVILEPVLGEGGYIIPPSGWLQKIREICDAHDILLIFDEVQTGFGRTGDWFAAQTFGVVPDIMAIAKGIASGLPLSATVASKELMKKWPLGSHGTTFGGNPIACSAALATIGVLKEENLVANANEIGKYTMDKLTDLKRKHRDIISDIRGIGLMIGIEIMDPITNEPSGEALLKILDYALEKGVLFYLCGNEGNVIRMVPPLIVTKDQIDEGLEMLDQAILMYKEEREQAVVGL
- a CDS encoding STAS domain-containing protein produces the protein MQRNEKLHSFLLDKARQLTEEWYESLDKSDPVGVYASRDPEVIETLKQQNYDFHLNLIRIFNEEETEFFKEFEEWVVSVARDEEHLQTPTHFVMREFIRVRKQYLALIDEFVSLHPGEFSTDQIALWKEMIVKEFDIAMVRFTEEKNNYLNNQLNAQKAMINELSSPVIDLSNKKGLLPLVGDIDTHRAKTILENTLEQCADRNIEHLYIDLSGVFVVDTMVAHELFQLIKALKLLGISTTLSGIRPEIAQTAVQLGIEFDEVTTTSKLAIALTD
- a CDS encoding YjiH family protein produces the protein MELENQSTLTISESRSITATSFLKFVIPSLLGIFLFLVPVTFQGKMTIGVGILAESVNGWFAGYIPQFMTIIFGLSVFLVLYAKTVKPLWLSTSSFLGDLFDIHPFWLTMRIIGFIFAIMTLFKWGPEWVWSEVTGGTVLYALVPVLATWFLFAGLLMPLLLEFGLMEFIGTMVQRVMKPLFKLPGRSSIDAVASWMGSGTVGVLITTKQYEEGYYTKREAAVVATTFSITSIAFSLVVISFIGLDHMFVPFYLTVVVAGLVAAIVCPRIPPLSKKKDTYYEPVGKQIAETVPNETSRLKWSIYQGTEKARQVRDIRVVVRKGLENVLDIWFSLIPLVMALGTLSLIIAEFTPFFSYLSYPLIPLLEWMQIPEAAEAAPAMIVGFADMFLPAVLGSGIESELTRFVIAAVSLTQLIYMSEIGILLIKSKIPITFLELVIIFIQRTLITLPIIVLMAHLLFF